The genomic DNA CCGTCAGTTCCGGGAATTTTGCTGCGACTTGTGTCCGTAAATCGGCTGCCATCTCTGGTGCCATCGTCGTCGCGACATAAATCCGGTTTTTATAAAACGTATGCTGACGCATCGCTTCTTCGACCTGTTTGATGATTTCGATGTAAGCCTTTTTCAGCGACCGCGCTTTTTTAAACGGGACGATTTTTCCCGCTTCATCCGTCGTGATGATTGGTTTGATGCTGAGCAGGTTAGCAAGGAACAAATCACCGGACGAGACACGTCCACCCCGGCGCATCGTCTCCATGTTCCCGACGATCATATAAAAATGTGTCTTCTTTGCCAATGCATGCAAGGCAGCCGTAATTTCTTCGACTGATTTACCTGCTGCTTCAAGCGCCATCCCGAAACGGATGAACTCCTGCTGGTTTTCAAATGCTGTATGTGAATCGATGATGTGGACCGGGAAGCTCGCCGCTTCCGCTGCTGATGCTGAACTTTGGACCGTACTCGACAAACCGTTTGTACAGTGGACGGCAATCGCACAGTCGTATCCTTCTTCTTTTAACCGTTCATACGTCCCGACGAACTCCCCAAAAATCGGTTGCGAGGTTTTGGCGACTAACTTCTTGTCTGCCTCAAGCGCTCGGAATAACCGTTCGACAGTAATCGTATCTTCGTTGTATGCTGTCTCACCGAGCATGATTTGAATCGGTACGACATTGACGCCGATTGCTTCTGCCTCTTCCTTTTTGAAATAGGCCATACTATCGGTCACCCATGCTATTTTAGTCATTTTCCTATGCCTCCGTTAGATTCTTCTCGCTTTATCCTACCACATTCGCTTCGGATGTTAGCAAAAAAACGTTACTGCACTCGACTAAATTGGAAGGTCGTCCGCTTTTCATAGACCTCGCCTGCCCGCAAAACGACAGACGGAAAATCTGGTTGATTGATCGCGTCCGGCAATCCTTGTGTCTCAAGACAAATCCCGAGATAGGGTGTCGCCCGGCGCCCGGCGATTGTAAAGTCTCCTGCCAAATGATTTCCCGTATAGACGACGACACCCGGTTGATCAGTTTCAACACGTAAAATCCGGCCACTGACCGGTTCCTCTAAGACGATTTCTCCGCCTTCTTTCAGTAAAAACGGGTGGTCAACACCACTGCCGGCCTGGCGCAACGCTTCGTCACTCGCATGCGTCACTTCATACAGAGAACGCGCTTTTCGGAAGTCAAAGACGGTCTCGTTGACGGATAAAATCTCGCCCATCGGAACCGACTCTTCATTTAGCGGTACGTAAAACGGCGCATCCATCCGGAGACGATGTTGCTCAATCGTCGTTTTCGCATTTCCTGTCAAATTAAAATACGTATGATTCGTCGGACTGAACGGTGTCGATGCCGTCGTCGTCGCGTGATACGTCAAAATCAGTACATCTTCGTCCGTCCAGTCAATCGTCAACCGGACATCCAGTTGACCCGGATAGCCGTTTTCTCCATCCGGACTCGTCAAGAGCAGATGTAACAGCTCACCGTCGATTTCATAATCAAAAAAACGATTCGACCAGTTGACGCTCCCTCCATGAAGGTGATGCTCTCCTTCGTTTTGCTCCAGGATATAGTTCATCCCTTCTAATGCAAACGCTCCGTTGGCGATCCGCCCGCCGACCCGTCCGATTGTTGCCCCTAAATGGTGGGGATCTTCTAAATATTCTTCCATATCATCAAAGGCTAAGACGACATTCTCAATTGTCCCGTGTTGATCCGGAACACGGATTGCCGTGATTTTCCCGCCCAAATTGAGTAATTCCACGCTGTGTCCGTTACGATTCATCAATGTAAAAGCGATGATCGGCTGCTCGCCGGAAAAACCGACTTCTTTTGTTGTAATCATGCGCTTATCCTCCTGTATCGATCTACTCTTGCTTTCATTTTTACCCAGGATTGGCTAAAAAAAAACAATCGTTCGATTCCGATAATCCGAATCGAACGATTGTTACATCTGATCGGTCGTAAGGGGCAACGTCAGTTTCAGGCGTGTTCCACCCGGTCGGGAATAAATCGTACACCCCGCCTGCTCACCGTATCGCCGGTGAAGAGCACGTCGTAATAAAAACAAATTACTCGTTTCCGTCTTTTTATCCTGCTCCCAGCGTTTTAAGAATTCGGCCGGTATACCGACTCCGTTGTCCGACACTTCAAGCACCCAGTGTGTCTCTTCCTGAAATGCCCGGACATCAATCCGGTGATACGGACCGCTTTGGGGAAAGGCATGACGTAACGCATTATCGACAAGCTGTGTCACGAGCAACGGAAAGACAAAATGTTCTTCAACGGCCGTTTCGATATCTAAATCAATCGTGACCGCAGCCGGTGTCAATGGATGATACCGGCGGATTCCTTCCAGCGACAAGTAAGATTTTAAGGTCAGTAATTCTTCACGTAAGGGATACATGTCGAGTCGTCGTGCTGTCGTAAGCAGTTGTCGCAAAGCTCCGAGCTGTTGTTTGACCGGGGTATCCGGATCAGCCGTCTGATGGATTTCATCGACGATCCCGAGGAGGTAGTTCGGACTCAGGATCGGTTTAATACTGGTGTTCGGAAATTGATTCAGTTGTTCCTCTTGATGAACGACGAGTTCGCGTGCCAAAAGATCCACCAACTGTTCCATCGTTCGCTCCATCGTATCATCGAACAGATGGACCGGAAACCAACAGACAATGCCAGCTTTCTTTCCTTCGACCTGTAAAGGATGAAACGAGATGATTTGACGCGTCAGCTCATCTTCCGACCGGTAAACGGCAGCCGTCTCCACCCATTCTAAAATCGTCTGATGCTGGAATAAATCCGCTGTATCGTGTCCCGTCCGGACATCGGCCAAAATCCCATCCGGTCCAAGTAAAACGACACGGTTGATTTTCGTTTCTTCCAAGATTGTCGATCCGATTTTCCGGGCGACATCAACCGTCATGCCATTTTTACGCAACGGACGAATCGCATCCAATAAACGATAGGAACGTGCGGATTCGCGAACGAACAATTCATTCTCAATTTTCAACTGCGTCCGTAAGATCGCAATGAAGACACTGATTCCGACTGCATTCGTAAACAACATCGGAAAGACGGCTTGACGTGTCAATTCCAGTACACGGGCTTGGTCCGGCGCCAACATCAATGCTACACCAATGTCGAGGATGACAGCAGTTAAGACGATACCAATCGGTTGGAGCAAGGAATAGCCGTCTTTCCTGCGCCACTGGCGACTGTACAACCCACTCAACAATCCTGTTCCAACCGCAATGATCCAAGCCGATTCCGCACCGAATGCACCGAGGTAATACCGGTGAAATCCGACCAGTAACCCGGTCAAACCGCCGACGAGCGGACCACCAAGCAGACCACTCGTGACGATAATCGTCAATCGGGTGTCGACGATCCACTGGTCCGGTGAAACGGCTAATCCGAGTAACGGATCAATCGTTTTATCCGGCGAAAGACCAATTCCGGCATAGTTCATCAAAATACCCGATACGACAAAAACACTCAGCAAAATGAAACGATGACTACGGCGCGACGACGTTTGAAACAAATGGCGCGATATCCGCCATTGCGACAATAAAAAAGCCAGTAAGGCTAACATGCCTAAGCGGCTGAGTAAAAACGGGATTTGCTCAAGCACTGGACGTCTCCCTTCTCAAAAAAAATAATCTCTCGTCTCTTTACTCTTTCCCGCTTCCTACATCGTTTCCCTACTACGATTTGTCTTCTTTACACAATCAGTCGGATTTTCAATTTTTGACTGATGACTTGTCCTAAAAAAAAGCACCTTTCGTACAGGACGAAAGATGCTGTCGGTTATTCCGCTTGTTCAAGCGGATGTAACCATAATTTGATCTGATTGATTTGATAGTTCTCCATCTCGATCACTTCGACCGAGAAGGCTTCCGTATCAATGTGTTCTCCCGGTTGCAGGTCGATGTTATGCATTTGGATCCAACCGCCGATCGTATCGACGTCTTCGTCGTTCGTAAACGTCATACCGAACCGGGCTTCGAGATCTTCAAGCAAAACGGTTCCCGCGACCAAATACTCATTGTTCGGCAACTCTTGAATTTCTTCGACTTCATCCGTATCAAACTCGTCCCGAATCTCACCGACGATTTCTTCGAGTAAGTCTTCCATCGCGACGATGCCGGCTGTTCCGCCATACTCATCAACGACGAGGACGATATGTGACCGCGTCTTTTTCATCTTCCGTAACGTGTCCTGGAGCGAAGTGACTTCCGAGACGACCGGTAAATCCTTCACGTAATGTGTGACCGGATGATGGTTTCCATTGGCGAAGTCCGTCAACATCTCCTTGACGTTGACATAACCGAGAATCCGGTCCTTATCATTTTCTTCCGTGACCGGATAACGGGTAAACGGATTATCCATGAATATTTCCATCAGCTCGTCTTTTGACAATCGTTCTGAGATCGTCGCCATTCGCATCCGTGGAACCATCAAATCTTTGACGATATGCTCGTCAAATGCAAAAACATTCTGCATCAGTGCGAGTTCCGTCTGATTGATTTCTCCGCTTTGAAAACTTTGTGCCATGATGATTTTCAATTCATCTTCTGAGTGGGCTTGTTCGTGACCAGCCGGTTTGACACCGAATAATCCAAGGAAAAAGCGGGCCGAACCATTGAGTAACCAAATGAACGGATACAGGATTTTCCCGAAGATATACAGAGGACGGGCAAACAATAAGGTCATTTTTTCCGCATATTGAATCGCTAACGTCTTCGGAGCAAGTTCTCCGATGACGACGTGTAGGAACGTCACGGAAACAAAGGCAATCCCGAATGACAACAAAGTCGAGACGGCAGCCGAGACGCCGAATTCATCAAACACCGGGTGCAGGATTTTTTCGACGGTCGGTTCACCGAGTGCACCAAGACCAAGTGCCGTTACCGTGATGCCAAGCTGACAGGCAGACAAGTAATAGTCCAGGTCCCCGGCAATCTTCTTCGCCAGGACGGCACTCTTATTTCCTTCCTGAATCATTTGATCCAGACGCGACATCCGTACCTTGACGACCGCAAACTCTGATCCAACAAAAAACGCGGTCAACACGATCAATAACACCACTAAAAATAAATTGATAAATAATATAGTATCCAAAATCCCCTAAACAGGGGTCACCTCCATTTTGTTGTTACAGCTGCGCAATCAGGGAAGCAATCAATGTCAGACGTTGAGACAGTTCGAGACGAATCTCCTGTTTCTCATAGTCGGTCGATTGCAATAAACGCTGTTCGAGACCGTTGACGCTTTCTTGAAGCTGCTGTACTTCTTGATAAATGGCATCACCCGTTTTGACTTCACGCTCGGTGAAGAAAGCAAGAATCTCTTGCAGGGACAGCCGTTGTGTCTTTAAATACTCAATCTTTTGAATATGCTGGACGACATCTTCCGTATACAAACGATAACCAGCTGGTGTCCGCTCTGTTGTTAATAAACCGAGCGATGTATAGTAGTCGATGGTCCGTTTTGATAAGCCGGTGGCCTCCGCGACCTGACCGATTTTAAGCAACGCCTTCCCAAAGATCCTCACCTCCCTCTCATTAAATAATGCTTTTATCATACCACGGTTAAACCGTACACAACAACGTTATGCTTATTAGGCACCTTTAAAAAACGCCCCCTCTTTCGTAGAGGAGACGTTCCGTTTGCTCAAGCTATTTTTTAAACTTAGTTTGTTACCGCTTCCTTCATTGGTGTTCCGACGATTGACCGTTCGAGCAGTTCGACGACATCATAGGTCGCGACTTGCTCGTCGACCTCTTTCGCCTTCGTTCCGTCGCTGAGCATCGTCAGGCAGTACGGACAAGCTGATCCGATGACGGATGGTTGCACCGTCAACAACTGTTCGGTCCGTGCGACGTTGACCCGTGCGCCGACTTTTTCTTCCTGCCACATCATCCCACCGCCGGCTCCACAACACATTCCTTTTTCCCGGTTGCGTTCCGTTTCGACAAGCGTGATACCCGGAATTTTCTCTAAGATATAACGTGGTGCATCATAAATGTCATTGTAACGCCCGAGGTAACACGAATCATGGTAGACGACCCGTTCACTGACCTCATGAACCGGTTTGATCCGTTGATCGTCAATCAACCGGGCGAGCAGCTCCGTATGGTGATACACTTCGACGTCCGGGCTGAGACCAAAGTCTGGGTACTCGTTTTTGAACGTATTGTACGCATGCGGATCAATCGTGACGATTTTTTTAACATCGTATTTCTCAAACGATTTGATGTTTGCTTCCGCGAGTTCTTGGAACAGAACTTCATTCCCGATGCGGCGTGGTGTATCACCGGAGTTTTTCTCATCGTTGCCGAGAATCGCAAACGAGATGTCCGCTTCATTTAAGATTCGCGCAAACGCCATCGCGATTTTTTGACTGCGGCTGTCATATGAGCCCATCGCTCCAACCCAGAAGAGGTACTCGAACTCTTCGCCGGCTTTTTTCTTTTCTTTTGCAGTCGGGACGACCAGCTCTTCGCGCGTTTTGCGCCAGTTTTCGCGTTCTTTCCGGTTCATCCCCCATGGATTCCCCTGGCGTTCGATGTTCGCCATCGTCCGCTGCATCTCGGGATCCATTTTCCCTTCCATCATCACAAGGTGACGACGGAGGTCGATGATTTTATCAACGTGTTCGTTCATGACCGGACATTGGTCTTCACAATTCCGGCATGTCGTGCAGGCCCAAATCTCTTCTTCAGTGATGACGTTACCGATCAACGAATCCGGAACGACATCCATCTGTCCGGCCGCAGCAAGTGACGCAATCTGATTTCCCTGTGACCCTTCAAAGGCAAACGCTGGTGCCCACGGAGATTTTTGGGTGATCGCCGCCGTCTTCATATTCAGGTGATCACGCAGTTTAACAATCAAGTCCATCGGTGACAGCATTTTTCCGGTTCCGCTGGCCGGGCACATATTCGTACAACGGCCGCATTCGACACAGGCATATAAATCAACGAGTTGCTTTTGATTAAAATCTTCAATCCGGTTAACACCAAAGCTGAATTCTGCCTCGTCGTCTTCTGCTTCTTCCATGACTGACAGATCAATCGGTGCGAGGCGTCCGACTTTTGACGTCCGGCCGAGCCAAACGTTGGCTGTTCCGGCAATCAGGTGGGCGTGTTTGCCTTGCGGGATATAGACCATGAAGCTGAGTAAGAACAGCAAGTGCGCCCACCAGAAGAAGACAAACAATCCAAAGGCGACTTGTTGCGGCACCCAGCTGAATAGGAAGGCAATCGCCGACGCGACCGGTTCACCGAACGTGGAATGATTTTCATAGACGAGGAAAAATCCGTTTCCGAACAGGACAGCGATCATTAATCCACCGATGAAAATCAAGGCCAGTCCGGCCATGAAATTTCGTTTTAGACGAACCAGTTTTTCAACATAGCGGCGGTAGAATCCCCAAACGACAGCCACTAAGATGACAAGCATGACGATTTCCTGGAAAAATGTGAAAATCGGATAAAGTGGACCGAGCGGAATATGTGGAAAACGTTGTCCGACCGCGAGCCCCTTCCAGATAAAATCAATCGCTCCAAATTGAACGAGTAAAAATCCGTAAAACATCATGACATGAATCGTACCGCTTTTCTTATCCTTCAACAGTTTCTTTTGTCCAAATACGTTGACGAGAACCGCATTGAGCCGTTCTTTGTTTGTCAGCGTCCATTCCGCTTTTTTCCCCCTGCGAATCGCCTCGTACCGACTTTTGACAAGCGTGACGAATAAATAACCCGCGTATCCTGCGATGAGCAGGAAAGCAATCCAGTTAATCAGTAAAAACGTCCCCATGAAACAAGCCCCTTTCCCCCTAAAGCCATTATTTGATATGAGTATAGCATATAATGAATGACTATTCATTCATTATTTTACTGTTTTTTCTTCTATCTTAATCATTGACTATACCTTACAAAAAAACCGTTTAAATTGAAAAATAAGTAGGTTAAAATTAAAAAGTTCTAATATATGTATATTTTGTAGGAGGTAATTGGCTTTGAACGGAATTTTACAACATTCAAGCGGCTTAATTAAAGAAGTAAAAGCAGGATTCTCATGGACAACATTCTTTTTTGGATTCTTTCCAGCATTTTTCCGAGGCGATATTAAATGGGGATTGATTCAATTGATTGTCGGTATCGTCACTACACTTTTGACTGCCGGTTTCGGGGGATGGATTGTCAATATCGTCTTTTCTTTCTTATACAATAAAATTTACATCAATGATTTAATCGAAAAAGGCTATCGTCCGATTGACCATTCATTCCAACAAGCATTAAAACAACGTGGAATTCATGCAAAGTTGTTATCTGAAACTCCGACTTCACAATCAGCAGTGTAATACTCTTTCCTGTAACTATCTCTAAAAAATAAGGATGACGGATGCGTCACTCTTCATATTCAAAGAGGACACCGGATTTCAATTCCGGTGTCCTCTTTGAATTATCGAGAATTTATTCGCTTCCCAAGACTACTCCAGAAAAAAAACTATATGCTTCAATCCGCCTTCAGTATCAACACGATTTTCCCGAGTTTGCCTGTCTCTTTAAAATACGATTGGGCTGCCGCCGCTTCCTCAAGCGGAAACGTCCGATCAATGACCGGTTCGAGTTTACCGTCAGCAATCGCTTCAAGCATCCGTCCGAACTCGTCACGCGTTCCAAGCACTGAGCCGTAAAATGTTAAGTGCTTCAGGTACAGCATCCGAAAATCGAGGTTCGTCTGTTGTCCGCCGGCAGAACCGGAAATACAGAATTTACCGCCGTTTTTCAGAACCGCAAAAGCCGTCTTAAATAACGCATCCCCGACGACATCGAGTACGGCGTCAACTGGTCCGCTGTTAACAGCTAGGATGTCTTCTGTCAATTGATCGGAACGGTAAGACACGACGTATTTCGCCCCAAGACGCTTCAATTCCTGTTCGATCTTCATGTCGCCGACGACGGCAATCACAGTTGCTCCAAACACCCGCGAGGCGATTTGAACGTTCAACGAACCGACACCGCCGCTTGCCCCCGTCACGAGGACGGTTTGCCCCGGCTGTAACTGGAGTTGTTCGTTCATATGCCATGCCGTCAAGCCACTGACGGAAAAAACAGCACTTTTGACGTAATCGTCAAGCGGCATGTCGTAACAGAGCGTTGCCGGCCAGACGACATACTCGGCGTATCCCCCGTCATATTCCGATCCGATGAACGCCATATCTTCACTGATATGTTCCGTTCCATCGGCGCCACTTGAAGTAAACGGAAACAGGACGACATCTTGACCAACCCGGGAGGGATCAACACCACTCCCGACTTCAATGATCCGGCCGCTGATATCGGAACCCGGGACACGGGGAAACTGAACGCCCTCCGGTTTCCAACCCGATTTGTCATCCGTTCCGTAGGCGCCTTCTCGCATCCAGATTTCTGTGTTGTTGATGCCGCATGCTTTCACTTCGACCAGGACTTCCCCAGCGCGCGGTGTCGGGACCGGACGTTCCACGACTTCGAGTTGCTCGACACCACCATATCCATTGACTTGAACAGCTTTCATCTCATCGCCTCCATCGCTTAACTTTTCTATCTCTTTTACCCGATTACCAGACCATCTGTTCATACAAATAATAAGATTTAGATGCTTTATTCAAATAATCCTGCAACGGTTCAAGCACATCACGATTCAGGAGATAGTCCCCCAACTGTTCGATCGGCACCCACTGACTGTCGACGACTTCTCGGTCAGGATCATTTGGTAACAATTCGCCTCTGATCGCACATTCAAAATAGGTAACGAGACTGTGGGCGTCAAACTGTTCGATGAAGTTTTCTGTCACGTATGCCAGTTCGAACGTCTCGACGGACAGTCCGGTTTCTTCTGCCATCTCCCGTTTTAAAGCGTCCGCCAGCGTCTCGCCGGCTTCAATCACACCACCCGGCAGACTCCACACCGCTCTTTCCCCATCCGCCTGATTTTTGACCAACAGCAACTGATCCCCCTGTCTGACAATCCCGACGACAATCCGGTATAACGTTCTCATGCTGATTCCCCCTTTGTCATGAACATCAAAAAAAAGCAGCCCGTTCAAATATCCTTTGAATGGAACTGCTCTGGCACGTACTTATTCTAATCCAAGCGATTGCGGTAATTTAACGGCACGTGCATATGCTGTTTTGTAATCTTTTTTCGACACGGCCTGTTCGACTTCACGGAGCGCCGGATGATTTTCTTCTGAAAACGCCCCTAAAATCGTCAAGTAACGTTCGTAGACCGAATCATCTTCCTTGCGTGCATGAAGTAACGCTGTGTAGAGCATGACCGTATCTTCTCCGTACAAGACCGGTAAATCTTCGTTGATCAATAATAACGAATCAATCGCATCGGAATCGACTTTCGAATTGTATTCCGTCATGACCTGTTCTGCCAGTGCTTCGAGTTGATCGCGCCATTCATTGTATTTCGGCTCGTCATTCTCTAACCATTCAAACCAATCTTCTTCGAGCATCTGTTCCATTTCTTTTACTGTTTGTTCAAACGCCATGTGTTTCACTCCGTTCCCAAGTTAATTCAATCGTATACAGACCGACCGGCTGATGATTCATCATCAGATCGTACTGGAATTGCATACGTTGTTCTGTCATTTCAATCGTTGCCGTTTCCGTCTCCATCACCATCTGACCAAACTGACTCTCATAACCACTTTTGGTTTTTTGACCCAAAATGAAGACATGGTGCATTGAGACCGGACCTTTCCGGTTCAGGGCAACTTGATCGTGCGACCACTTGATGGTCGTATCAATCGGTTGTTCATCTTCTTGCATGAACTTCAGGGCAAACCCGTCTTTTGTTTCAAACAAAGTCCCGTCTGCTTCTAATTCAACGGACTCCCGCATCGCGTCATCCTGAATCGATGTCACTTGTCGCAGGCGGACCGGATAACGTACTGGTTTCACTTCTATCACCTCATCGTCTAGCGTACACGATTTTCTTCTGTCCTGCATCTTCTTGATTTCTTTTTTAGCGACAGCAAAAGCTGGATTCGGCATCTGCCAAATCCAGCCTTGTTTTAACGTACGCGGTACAGGCGTGCTTCAAAAGGTTGAAGCGTGAGTTCGGTTCCTTCATGATACGTTGTCTCATAGTTCGCAAGCATGATGTTATCCGAATGGAGGATGATGTCGGTGTCGACTTCCGCCACTTCGTCTTTCAGGTTCGTCACAATCAGGAACTGTTCGTTTCCGAGCGTCCGCGTGTAACCATAGACTTTTGTATCTTCCGGAAGAATGAGATCGTATTCTCCGTAAATCAACGTCTCTTCCATCTTCCGGATTTGAATCATCCGTTTATAGAAGTTCAGGATCGAATCCTCATCGGCTTGCTGCGCCGCCACGT from Exiguobacterium sibiricum 7-3 includes the following:
- a CDS encoding DegV family protein — encoded protein: MTKIAWVTDSMAYFKKEEAEAIGVNVVPIQIMLGETAYNEDTITVERLFRALEADKKLVAKTSQPIFGEFVGTYERLKEEGYDCAIAVHCTNGLSSTVQSSASAAEAASFPVHIIDSHTAFENQQEFIRFGMALEAAGKSVEEITAALHALAKKTHFYMIVGNMETMRRGGRVSSGDLFLANLLSIKPIITTDEAGKIVPFKKARSLKKAYIEIIKQVEEAMRQHTFYKNRIYVATTMAPEMAADLRTQVAAKFPELTVLDGTFGPAIGTHAGAETVGLFWLND
- a CDS encoding aldose epimerase family protein; the encoded protein is MITTKEVGFSGEQPIIAFTLMNRNGHSVELLNLGGKITAIRVPDQHGTIENVVLAFDDMEEYLEDPHHLGATIGRVGGRIANGAFALEGMNYILEQNEGEHHLHGGSVNWSNRFFDYEIDGELLHLLLTSPDGENGYPGQLDVRLTIDWTDEDVLILTYHATTTASTPFSPTNHTYFNLTGNAKTTIEQHRLRMDAPFYVPLNEESVPMGEILSVNETVFDFRKARSLYEVTHASDEALRQAGSGVDHPFLLKEGGEIVLEEPVSGRILRVETDQPGVVVYTGNHLAGDFTIAGRRATPYLGICLETQGLPDAINQPDFPSVVLRAGEVYEKRTTFQFSRVQ
- a CDS encoding LytS/YhcK type 5TM receptor domain-containing protein translates to MLEQIPFLLSRLGMLALLAFLLSQWRISRHLFQTSSRRSHRFILLSVFVVSGILMNYAGIGLSPDKTIDPLLGLAVSPDQWIVDTRLTIIVTSGLLGGPLVGGLTGLLVGFHRYYLGAFGAESAWIIAVGTGLLSGLYSRQWRRKDGYSLLQPIGIVLTAVILDIGVALMLAPDQARVLELTRQAVFPMLFTNAVGISVFIAILRTQLKIENELFVRESARSYRLLDAIRPLRKNGMTVDVARKIGSTILEETKINRVVLLGPDGILADVRTGHDTADLFQHQTILEWVETAAVYRSEDELTRQIISFHPLQVEGKKAGIVCWFPVHLFDDTMERTMEQLVDLLARELVVHQEEQLNQFPNTSIKPILSPNYLLGIVDEIHQTADPDTPVKQQLGALRQLLTTARRLDMYPLREELLTLKSYLSLEGIRRYHPLTPAAVTIDLDIETAVEEHFVFPLLVTQLVDNALRHAFPQSGPYHRIDVRAFQEETHWVLEVSDNGVGIPAEFLKRWEQDKKTETSNLFLLRRALHRRYGEQAGCTIYSRPGGTRLKLTLPLTTDQM
- a CDS encoding hemolysin family protein translates to MDTILFINLFLVVLLIVLTAFFVGSEFAVVKVRMSRLDQMIQEGNKSAVLAKKIAGDLDYYLSACQLGITVTALGLGALGEPTVEKILHPVFDEFGVSAAVSTLLSFGIAFVSVTFLHVVIGELAPKTLAIQYAEKMTLLFARPLYIFGKILYPFIWLLNGSARFFLGLFGVKPAGHEQAHSEDELKIIMAQSFQSGEINQTELALMQNVFAFDEHIVKDLMVPRMRMATISERLSKDELMEIFMDNPFTRYPVTEENDKDRILGYVNVKEMLTDFANGNHHPVTHYVKDLPVVSEVTSLQDTLRKMKKTRSHIVLVVDEYGGTAGIVAMEDLLEEIVGEIRDEFDTDEVEEIQELPNNEYLVAGTVLLEDLEARFGMTFTNDEDVDTIGGWIQMHNIDLQPGEHIDTEAFSVEVIEMENYQINQIKLWLHPLEQAE
- a CDS encoding MerR family transcriptional regulator yields the protein MLKIGQVAEATGLSKRTIDYYTSLGLLTTERTPAGYRLYTEDVVQHIQKIEYLKTQRLSLQEILAFFTEREVKTGDAIYQEVQQLQESVNGLEQRLLQSTDYEKQEIRLELSQRLTLIASLIAQL
- a CDS encoding (Fe-S)-binding protein yields the protein MGTFLLINWIAFLLIAGYAGYLFVTLVKSRYEAIRRGKKAEWTLTNKERLNAVLVNVFGQKKLLKDKKSGTIHVMMFYGFLLVQFGAIDFIWKGLAVGQRFPHIPLGPLYPIFTFFQEIVMLVILVAVVWGFYRRYVEKLVRLKRNFMAGLALIFIGGLMIAVLFGNGFFLVYENHSTFGEPVASAIAFLFSWVPQQVAFGLFVFFWWAHLLFLLSFMVYIPQGKHAHLIAGTANVWLGRTSKVGRLAPIDLSVMEEAEDDEAEFSFGVNRIEDFNQKQLVDLYACVECGRCTNMCPASGTGKMLSPMDLIVKLRDHLNMKTAAITQKSPWAPAFAFEGSQGNQIASLAAAGQMDVVPDSLIGNVITEEEIWACTTCRNCEDQCPVMNEHVDKIIDLRRHLVMMEGKMDPEMQRTMANIERQGNPWGMNRKERENWRKTREELVVPTAKEKKKAGEEFEYLFWVGAMGSYDSRSQKIAMAFARILNEADISFAILGNDEKNSGDTPRRIGNEVLFQELAEANIKSFEKYDVKKIVTIDPHAYNTFKNEYPDFGLSPDVEVYHHTELLARLIDDQRIKPVHEVSERVVYHDSCYLGRYNDIYDAPRYILEKIPGITLVETERNREKGMCCGAGGGMMWQEEKVGARVNVARTEQLLTVQPSVIGSACPYCLTMLSDGTKAKEVDEQVATYDVVELLERSIVGTPMKEAVTN
- a CDS encoding zinc-binding dehydrogenase — its product is MKAVQVNGYGGVEQLEVVERPVPTPRAGEVLVEVKACGINNTEIWMREGAYGTDDKSGWKPEGVQFPRVPGSDISGRIIEVGSGVDPSRVGQDVVLFPFTSSGADGTEHISEDMAFIGSEYDGGYAEYVVWPATLCYDMPLDDYVKSAVFSVSGLTAWHMNEQLQLQPGQTVLVTGASGGVGSLNVQIASRVFGATVIAVVGDMKIEQELKRLGAKYVVSYRSDQLTEDILAVNSGPVDAVLDVVGDALFKTAFAVLKNGGKFCISGSAGGQQTNLDFRMLYLKHLTFYGSVLGTRDEFGRMLEAIADGKLEPVIDRTFPLEEAAAAQSYFKETGKLGKIVLILKAD
- a CDS encoding NUDIX domain-containing protein translates to MRTLYRIVVGIVRQGDQLLLVKNQADGERAVWSLPGGVIEAGETLADALKREMAEETGLSVETFELAYVTENFIEQFDAHSLVTYFECAIRGELLPNDPDREVVDSQWVPIEQLGDYLLNRDVLEPLQDYLNKASKSYYLYEQMVW
- a CDS encoding DUF1934 domain-containing protein, which encodes MPNPAFAVAKKEIKKMQDRRKSCTLDDEVIEVKPVRYPVRLRQVTSIQDDAMRESVELEADGTLFETKDGFALKFMQEDEQPIDTTIKWSHDQVALNRKGPVSMHHVFILGQKTKSGYESQFGQMVMETETATIEMTEQRMQFQYDLMMNHQPVGLYTIELTWERSETHGV